A region from the Vibrio navarrensis genome encodes:
- a CDS encoding glycine C-acetyltransferase — MSSAFYQQIRNQLEEVKAEGLYKSERIIISDQQAAVKIASGEEVLNFCANNYLGLANHPALIKAAKEGMDSHGFGMASVRFICGTQDIHKQLEQKLSQFLGKEDTILYTSCFDANAGLFETLLDKEDAIISDALNHASIIDGVRLCKAMRFRYSNNNMQELEEQLIAAKAAGARNILVVTDGVFSMDGVVANLPAICDLAEKYGALTMVDDSHAVGFMGPTGAGTHEYHNVVDRIDIITGTLGKAMGGASGGYTAGKKEVIDWLRQRSRPYLFSNSVAPAIVAASIRVLDLLQESGDLRARLWENAAHFRTRMTEAGFTMAGADHAIIPIMLGDAKVAAEFAERALAKGIYVIGFSFPVVPKGQARIRTQMSAAHSREQLDKAIDAFIEVGKEMGII; from the coding sequence ATGTCTTCAGCATTTTACCAACAGATCCGCAATCAACTTGAAGAAGTGAAAGCGGAAGGCCTGTACAAATCTGAGCGCATCATTATCTCTGATCAGCAAGCGGCGGTGAAAATCGCCAGCGGCGAAGAAGTGCTGAACTTCTGCGCCAACAACTATCTGGGCCTAGCCAATCACCCGGCGTTGATTAAAGCGGCCAAAGAGGGGATGGACAGCCACGGTTTTGGTATGGCGTCGGTACGCTTTATCTGTGGTACGCAAGACATTCACAAACAGCTTGAGCAGAAGCTTTCGCAATTCTTGGGTAAAGAAGACACCATTCTTTACACCTCCTGCTTTGATGCCAACGCTGGCCTGTTTGAAACCCTGCTGGATAAAGAAGACGCCATCATCTCTGACGCGCTGAACCACGCTTCGATCATCGACGGCGTGCGTCTGTGTAAAGCCATGCGTTTTCGCTACAGCAACAACAACATGCAAGAGTTGGAAGAGCAGCTGATCGCGGCCAAAGCAGCGGGCGCGCGCAACATTCTGGTCGTGACCGATGGCGTGTTCTCAATGGACGGTGTGGTTGCCAACCTGCCAGCCATTTGTGACCTAGCAGAAAAATATGGCGCATTGACCATGGTCGATGACTCACACGCAGTCGGCTTTATGGGCCCAACAGGTGCAGGCACGCACGAGTATCACAACGTGGTGGATCGCATCGACATCATCACAGGCACGCTTGGCAAAGCGATGGGCGGCGCATCGGGCGGTTACACAGCGGGTAAAAAAGAGGTGATCGACTGGTTGCGTCAGCGCTCTCGTCCGTACCTGTTTTCAAACTCGGTAGCGCCGGCGATCGTTGCTGCCTCCATTCGCGTGTTGGATCTGCTGCAAGAGAGCGGCGATCTGCGCGCTCGCTTGTGGGAAAACGCGGCGCACTTTCGCACTCGCATGACTGAGGCTGGCTTTACTATGGCCGGTGCCGATCACGCCATCATCCCCATCATGCTGGGTGATGCCAAAGTGGCGGCGGAGTTTGCTGAGCGCGCATTAGCCAAAGGCATCTACGTGATCGGTTTTTCATTCCCAGTGGTACCCAAAGGCCAAGCGCGTATCCGCACTCAGATGTCGGCTGCACACTCTCGCGAGCAGCTTGATAAAGCCATTGATGCGTTTATCGAAGTCGGCAAAGAGATGGGCATTATCTGA